The genomic window TCTTAAAATTTACTGCCGCGCATGAAAGGGTTAGCGCTTTAATTTGTTATGTTGATGTTTATCAAAAATATACAAGCATAACAAACCATGACTTTATCCAAAGGAAAGATAATTTAAAAAGATTCGATACCATAAAGCAACATCATCTTGAAAGAGAGGAGTTGTCTTTTTATTTCATCCGAACCCTAAAACGGACTGAAACTACATCGTTCTTGCTGTTTCCTGAAAATATCTGTTAACATAAAAGGCACTGCAAATCAACTTTGCAGCACCTTTTATACAGGAAAAAATGGTTCAGATTAATGTCCGCCTGCTGTCCGCCCTGTCACTGGCTTATTGTCATCAACCTTGAGGAAGGTACAGGCAACCGCACCCAAGAGCAAACAAATCCCCAATAATGCAAGTGCATTTCGTGGGTCGCCCATTAAGATGGTATCGTAGTAAGAACCAACCGTTAGCATATTAATGATTTGCGGGATACAGATAAAGGCATTCAATAAGCCCATATACACCCCGATTCGATGTGCGGGAACGGCGTTTGTCGCAATGATAAAGGGCATGGTAATAATGGCAGACCACGCCACGCCAACCATCGTCATACATCCCAGAACAAGGTTAATGTCTTGTGTAAGTTGCATAGACAAAAACCCTACACCTCCGATTGCTAAGAATACGGCATAGGTTAATTTTGTGCCCATAATTCGGACGATGGATGGAATCAGAATAGCCATAACAACGGTGGTAATGTTCATGACGGTAAGGGCAACGCCACCCCACTGCGAAGCGGCTTCAAAGCCCGGAGAGTCGGGTGTAGGCGCATTGAAGCAGTGTCTGGCAATAGAAAGCCCTAAATATTGCCACATGAGGGGCATTCCATACCAAGTGGCCAATTTCACCCACCAAAGTTTGCGGATAGCGTCTGGCATTTCGCGGACGGCATGGAGGATTTCCGTAAAGGCATTCAATACACCACCGCTTTGTGCCTGCATTTTCCGAAAGGCTTCTATGTCTTCAGGAGGGTATTCATCGGTCGTGAAGAACGTCCATAATA from Rhodothermia bacterium includes these protein-coding regions:
- a CDS encoding MFS transporter produces the protein MNINMANKPNLSFWQIWNMSFGFLGIQYGFGLQQANLSPIFRYLGADEANLPILWLAGPMTGLIIQPIIGAMSDKTWTRFGRRRPYFLIGALVGSIAVLLMPYSPVLWIAVSLFWILDAAMNMAMEPYRAMVGDKLNETQRTVGFSVQSFMIAAGQILAGLMPLILGYLGIATVAAGHGVPDIVKYSFVIGVVAMLSTVLWTFFTTDEYPPEDIEAFRKMQAQSGGVLNAFTEILHAVREMPDAIRKLWWVKLATWYGMPLMWQYLGLSIARHCFNAPTPDSPGFEAASQWGGVALTVMNITTVVMAILIPSIVRIMGTKLTYAVFLAIGGVGFLSMQLTQDINLVLGCMTMVGVAWSAIITMPFIIATNAVPAHRIGVYMGLLNAFICIPQIINMLTVGSYYDTILMGDPRNALALLGICLLLGAVACTFLKVDDNKPVTGRTAGGH